The following coding sequences lie in one Oryza brachyantha chromosome 10, ObraRS2, whole genome shotgun sequence genomic window:
- the LOC102714130 gene encoding cyclin-dependent kinase inhibitor 4, which translates to MGKYMRKAKVVPGEVAVMELAAAPLGVRTRARALALQRLQKQEGVGAEAAGEYMELRSRRLEKLPPPPPREPPARRRAAAAAASSAAAAVAAATAEEAEVSFGENVLELEAMERSTRETTPCSLIRDSETISTPGSTTRPSHSSSHRKVQTQGRHNIVPASAELEAFFAAEEQRQRQAFIDKYNFDPVNDCPLPGRYEWVKLD; encoded by the exons aTGGGCAAGTACATGCGCAAGGCCAAGGTGGTGCCCGGCGAGGTGGCCGTCatggagctcgccgccgcgccgctcggGGTGCGCACCCGCGCGCGGGCGCTCGCGCTGCAGAGGCTGCAGAAGCAGGAGGgggtcggggcggaggcggcgggggagtACATGGAGCTgaggagccggaggctcgagaagctgccgccgccgccgccgagggagCCGCCGGCCAGGAGGAGGGCGgctgcggccgccgcctcctccgccgcagcTGCCGTCGCGGCCgccacggcggaggaggcggaggtgtcCTTCGGGGAGAACGTCCTCGAGCTGGAGGCCATGGAAAG GAGTACCAGGGAGACAACGCCTTGCAGCTTGATCAGGGACTCCGAGACGATTAGCACCCCTGGATCTACCACAAGGCCAAGCCACTCGAGTTCCCATCGCAAGGTGCAAACACAGGGGCGCCACAACATTGTTCCAGCCTCCGCGGAGCTGGAAGCGTTCTTCGCTGCCGAAGAGCAACGGCAACGACAGGCTTTCATCGACAA GTATAACTTTGATCCTGTGAATGACTGCCCTCTTCCTGGTCGGTATGAATGGGTCAAGCTAGACTGA